The window GAAGAATTTTCATATTTTTTTAATTCAATTTTGTTTAAATTTGATATGTATAAAAAATCATCTTTTTTCCATATATACATAATCATGCTTTTTTCATTTACAGTTTTACTTATTTTTATATAATCTTTATCTAATTTTTCTTTTGTAATATCTTCAGGTATTATTTTTTCAATTTCATCAAAAGAACTATTGGTTTTAACCTTAATTTTCATAGCAAAATTTGATTCAATATCTCCTGTTTCATCATTCATTGATAAATTTATAGTTCCTGTTTGTTCAGCCCAATCTGATTTCGATAAAATCGAGTTGATTAAGTCTTCTGGAAGATTTATGCCAAATTTATTTAAATTCAGAGACGATCCATCAGGTATATATGTTGTTTTTGAATAATATAAACCAAAAAATTCTGAGCTGTCAATGTTAACATTTTTGGGTGTGATTTGTGAATCAGTTAATAGGTTAAATTTACTATATAGGTAATTATCTTTTATATATGAAAAACCATATCCATTAAGTGTAGAAGTATTAATTTCTTCATAAATACCTGTTTCATTATATCTTTTTTTTGGTATAAAGTTTAATTTTGAGTTTTCGTAAGCATTTTTATTTGTAGTTATTATTAAATAATCCTGTAATTCACTTTGTTTTACAATATAATAAAAATTTATACCTGTATCTTCGGGCATTAAAGCATCTATGACTTTACTGAAAACTTCTATATATTTTTTTCCATCGTCTAAAGGTCCCAATACAATTCCAAATTCATAATTATTATTCTGTGGTTCAATAACAAATATTCCAACGTTTTTTTCAAATCCCGAATAGACTTCATCACTATTTAAATCAAGGGATTGGATATATGCATCTATCATTCCGGTTATCAGCGTTTCAGCATAAGTTGGATCATCCAGTATCTTTCCAAATATAGGAACGGTTTTTAAATCGTCGTATACGGTTTTTGCATTATTTAATACGATAACTGCTTTTGAATCTTGAGGAATAACTTCGTAAATGTTGGAAAAAACGGTTAATGATAATATCATAATTAAAAATAATAAAATTTTCTTCATAATCCACCTCCATAGATTTCTTATTCATGTTTAATTATACCATATAAAATAAAAGCTCCAAAATAGGAGCTTAAGGTTTTTGATAAGCTTTTAAAATTTCATTTATTAGAGGTTTCATATTATTTTTTGCTATAGAAATAGAATATTGGTCTATCAGCATTTCTTTGAACCATTTTTCAGTATTCGATTTTGGAAGTAAATCACTTTTAAATATTTCAGAATTATACATATCTTTAAATACTTTTGAGAAAACAGATCCAACCAGTTCTGCAGCAGCATCTTCTTTTTTTATGTTGTTATAATTAGTTGGTCTTGAAAAGGTTACAGATGAAACCATTACATCACCACCAATTCAGCATATAGATAGCCAGCAGCCGAAAGATTTTGTATAATTGCGATAATATCTTGTGGAGTCGCTCCAGCAGCTTTTAAAGCGTTGACAAGATTATATATAGTGGCATCATTATCCCCTACTTTGCCATTATCAACAGAAATAACGAAATTTCCATAATTTATGGTAAAATCAGCAACTTTAACCTTTCCACCAAAAACTATAGTTCCTGTTTTTTCGTTTATTACAATCTTGGCTTTTGAATCAGGATCAATTTCAACCTCTTCAATTAAAGCGAGGAATGAAATTAAATCATCAGAAAAAACATCCGGGATTTTAACTTTAACAGAAGAAGGATCAACAGCTTTTGCTAATTTTTGTCCAAATTGTGCATTGATAGATAATGCAGTTCTTGCCGCTGTAGTAATATCAGGATTTCTAAGCAGAACAGTAACAGTATTGTCTGAAACTATAGAAGCTGGTATTTCATTTTCTACAATAGCGCCATGAGGAATAAAACCAACTACTTTATTTCTTTTTTGTAAATTTGCTGTTGTACTAACTTCTACTCCGCCGGTTAAAACACTTCCCTGAGCTACAGCATATACCTGCCCATCAGCACCATACAGTGGAGTTTGAATCAAATAACCACCTTCCAGACTTTTTGAATTGCCAGCAGCTGTTACTACAATATCTAATTTCATACCCTCTTTATAGAAAGCAGGTATATCAGCAAAGACGAATACAACAGCAGAATTCTTTGTAGTAAAAGCATTTTGCAGATTTATATTTAAATTTTTCATCATGTTTGTAAGTAATTCTGAAGTAACTTTTCCCGAATCGCCAGTGCCATTTAAGCCGGTAACAACACCTATTCCAAATAACTGATTATCTCTGGCTCCTCTGAAATATGCGATATCTTTAAGTCTTATTGCAGAAAATGCAGATAGGGAAAATATAATTAGTAATAATATTAGTATCGTTTTTTTCATATTTCCACTCCTTTATTATATTTAGATATATAAATATTAGAAAAACAGATTTGATATTCCTGAAAGTAACCAGGCAAGCCATGTTTTGTTATTTGGATCTTTTTGCAAATCAGTATCTCCCTGATACCATATTTTTGCTTCGGATAAATTTTTCGAATCAATTATTCCATCTTTTATGGAAGATGGATTGGCATAACCTTCTATTATCATTATTTTTTTCTGTGAATCAACCTTAAATTCCTTTTTTCCTCGTATTTTTATAATATTCTTATCAAGAACCTCAATAACCTTTGCTGATATGTATAAATTTACAGTGGCTTTGCTTTGAGACGAGGATTTTTTATTTGAAACTTTAATATTTTCTGGTTTATTTGCACCTAAAGGAAAAAATTTCATCAGATCTATATTTCCAATTGTATTAAAAATGGCACCAACTGTCCCCATTACACCTGAAAATGGATCTGGATTATTATCAGATAGACTCAAAGATGGACTTTCAGAAACAGCCACAGTTATAATATCACCAATTTCATAACTTTTTTCTGGTTTTGAAATTAAATTGCTGATTTTAGACTTTTTCCACAATGAGTCACTAAAATTAATTGTAAAAATCAGTATTATAACTATCAAAAACGAAATCCTTTTCATTTTTTAGAGCCTCCTATATTGATTATTATTTTCGGTCCAGAATATAATTTTCCATTTATTAATACATTTGTTTTTTCATTTCTTGCCATTACAATGTCGCCGATTATAGCGTCGTTTAAAACTTTTGCCCATGATAGAATTTTCACACCGTCAAAATATACTTCTATTGGTATAACCTGTCCTGCTTTAACATCTGGAATTTTTTTTACCGCATTTTCATAGATTATTTCACCTTTTCTTAAATTCCTATTTGCCATGAATTTTGTTAAGTTATTTTCAGTGGTTTTTAATGGTGATATGGGTAATGAATATATATCTATGATTTTTTTTTTCAATAAATTTAAGTTTAGTGGAGTTTTATAGGGAATATTTTCTTTGGCTACATATACATAACCATAATTTGAAACATTGGCTTTAAATGATATGTATTTTTTTAGATTTAAATCATCCAGTATTAAAAAGTTACCATATATGTTATTTAATGAACGACGATATGTTGTATCAAGAACAGTAGATATTTTTGTATCTTTCATATATTTGCTAATTTCAAAATTATTTATTGTAGCTTTAGGAGTATTGGTTAAAAATAATTCTTCGAAATATGTTTTTAAATATAATTCAGTATTTGATGAGTTGAAAATTTTAACTTCAGGAGAATATTTTATTGTAATTATTGATGATTCAAATGTAATATTTGTAAAGTTTGTTGTAGACAGTAATAAATTTTTAAGTTTTGATGCTTCATAAGTAATGGAGTTTCCCGAGAAAAAGGCCAATGTTCTATCAAATTTTAAATCAGGGAAAATGTCTTTTAAAGAAAAAACCCTATCATATGATGTAATTGTTGCCGGAATTGTGACATTTGAAAATATGTATATATTAACAGTAATAAATATTAAAAACAATATTTTTTTCATTTAATCACCACACATATCAGTCTATTTTATTTTTCAATATTAGAAGATAAAAATCCTTATATGGTATAATAATTTAGATAATCAATTAATGGAGGTTATTATATGCCGATAGATGGTTTGTTGTTAAATAAATTAATAAGAGAGGCACAAATTTTTGAAGGAGAAAAGATTAGAAATATATATCAGCCAGTTAATGATGAAGTATTATTACAACTTCAAAGTGGATTTTTGTTATTTGTATTAAAAAATCCATCATACTTAATTAAATTGGAATCAAAACCAAATATGCCAGATACTCCGCAAAATTTTTCTATGTTTTTAAGAAAGAGAATAAAAAATGCAAAAATTATAAAAATAGAGCAATTGGGACTCGATAGAATTGGTTATATTGAATTATCTGTTATTGATGAAACATTTGAATTGAGAAACTATAAGCTGTATTTTGAACTTATGGGTAGAAATTCAAATATACTGCTTATTGATGAGGAAAATAAGATTATGGATGCATTAAAGAAAGGAGTATCTCCAAAAAGAAGTATTATGCCAGGGGCAAAATATATTCCTTTTTATAAAAGAGAATATATTAATATATTGGAAAATGAAAATCTTTATGATTTAAATCAACCATTTATGGGATTTTCAAAAATAAGTAAAAATTTATTTTATGAGTATATTGAAAAATATGATTATATTTCATTTGTTTCAGAATTTCTTGATAATTTAAATGTTTACACTTTTGAATACAACGGTAAAAAAGAAATACTAGCATTTAAACCGGTAAATTTCAAATATGATGAATTCCAAAATCCATCAGAAGGATTATTGAATTTTTTTGAATTGCAAAGTATGAATTCTCGTTTTTTAGAATTAAAAAAGCGTCTTGAAAAAACAGTTATAAAAGAGATAGAAAAATATGAAAGATTATATAAAAAATTAAAAAACGAGGAGAAAGAGATAAGAGAAATTCCAGATTTAGAAAAAAAGGGGAGACTTCTTCAAGCATATCTTTATCAATTTAAAGAAAAGACGGATTTTGTAGTGGTTGAAGATTGGGAAACTGGTGAAAAAATAAAGATAAACTTAAATCCTTTAAAAACACCGAATGAAAATTTACAGGTGATTTTTAAAAAGGTCCATAAATTAAAGTCAAAGGAAATACATCTTAAAGAAAGGATAAAGATAACAAAAAAGATGATAGATTATTTATATCAATTATGGCAGAGCATTGACTTTGTAGAAGATATAGAGACTTTGATGGAAATAAAAGAAGAAATGATTCAGGAAAAAATTTTACAGGATAAAACTAAAAATAAAAGAAGGAAAAGATCGAATTCAAAACCATATGAATTTGAATTTAATGGATTTAAAATTTTTGTTGGAAAAAATAATATTCAAAATGATAAAATAACGAGAGAAGCGGATAGGGAAGATATATGGATGCATGCTCAGGGGATTCCCGGAGCTCATGTGATAATAAAAACAAATAAAAAGGAAGTGCCTATGGAAGTTTTATTATTTGGAGCAAAATTGGCTGCAAAATATTCTAAAGGTAGGTATTCATCAAAAGTATCTGTTGATTATACTATGAAAAAACATGTCTGGAAACCTAAAGGTTCAAAACCAGGAATGGTATTATACAATAATTTTAAGACATTATATGTAGAACCAATATAAAACATAAGGGCTGAACAGCCCTTATGTTTCTGTTCTTATAAATAAATCTTATAATTCATACACCATATTATATTTATTTTCAATATAATTTATAAAATATTCCGGATTAAGCGATTCACCAGTTACTATTTTAACTAATTCGACAGGTTCATATATTTTTCCTTTTGAATGTATATTTTCTCTTAACCATATTAATGCAGGATGTAAATTGCCATGTGATATTTTGGTATTGAGATCTGGAATATCTTTTTTCATTTTATAATAAAATTGTGCAGAATACAGATTTCCCAGCATATAAGATGGGAAATATCCAAATGATCCATGAGCCCAATGAACATCCTGTAATACGCCTTCACTATCGTTTTCTGGAATAATACCAAGATATTCTTTCATTTTTTTGTTCCAGATTTCAGGTAAATCTTTAACTTCTATATTATCATTAATCAAAGCCTCTTCAATTTCAAATCTCAGCATTATATGCAGATTATAAGTCACTTCATCTGCTTCTGTTCTAATAAAAGACCTTTCTACTAAGTTTACTGCTTTAAATATATCTTCAGGTGTATATTCCTTAAATTCCGGAAAAATTTCTATTAAATCATTATAAAAATATTTCCAGAATTCAAGGCTTCTTCCTATAATGTTTTCCCAGAATCTGGATTGGCTTTCATGAATAGCCATTGAAGCACCATCGCCAATTGGAAGACCATAAAATTCTTCAGGTATTCCCTGTTCGTATAATGCGTGCCCACCTTCATGTATAGTGCTATATAATGAATCATTTAAATCATTTTCATTGTATCGAGTTGTAATTCTTACATCGTTAAAGCCTATAGTTGTTGTAAATGGATGCATTGAAATATCCATTCTTCCAGCATCAAAATCATATTTCATAAGTTTTAAAGCTTTTAATGACAATTCTTTTTGTTTTTCTACAGGGAAATATCCTTTCATAATAGATGTAGGTTTTTTCCCATTATCCAATTTTTTTAAATAGTCAACCAAAAAATTTTTTAAGGGATTAATAATTTTTTTTAATTCGGCTGTTGTTAATCCTGGTTCATATAAATCAAGCAAGGCATCATATCTATTTTCTTTATAGTTTAAATAATCAGCCATTTTTTTGGTTAATTCTACAACTTTTTCAAGATGAGGTTTGAATATGTTGAAATCATTTTTGTTTTTAGCTTCTTCCCATGAGGATTGCGCTTTAGCTGTTTCTATATTAAACTCTTTAAATAGTTCAGGCGGTATTTTTTTAAATTTTTCGTATTCTTTTTTTCCAACTTTTATAATAGCTTTTTCAATTTCATTCAAATTTTCTTTTTCAGCTTCTTTAATTAATTCTCCAATTTCATCAGAAACAGATAATTCAAAAGCTTTTGTTGAAATTTCACCTATTACGTCGGCTCTTTTATCTGCAGCTTTTTTGGGCATATGAGTTTCAAAATCCCACTGTAATAATGCCGCTGCGGTGTTATATTTTGATATAAGTAGATATCTGTTTTTTAATTTTTCAATTGACATAACAATTCCTCCTTATTTTAGAATTTTAAAAGTTAAGCTGATTGTCTTATAATAAGTTTAGGTTCAATAAATTTTCTAACCTTAAAACTTTTTTCCATCAATTCTATTAATTTTTTAATTCCTATCTTTGCTAATTTATCTATAGGTTGTTCTATTGTTGTTAATCTAGGTTTAAAATATGTACCAATTTGAATATTATCAAACCCAATAACTGCAAGATCTTTTGGTACATTAATATGCAACTCATTGAGTGCTTCTATGACACCCAAAGCCATTAAATCAGTTTGTGCAAAAATAGCATCTACCTTTTTTAATAATGGTTTATTTTTTTTGATAGTTTTTTTTGCAGATTCAAAGGTTACGTCAATATCCAGAATATATTCATTTTTTATATCAAAATCTTTTAAAGCTTTTTTATAACCATTAGTTCTTTCGATAAATTCGTGATTTATACTTAATCCGGATAAGGTTAAAATATCTTTGTAACCCTTTTCTATTAAATACTTTGTTGCAATATAACCACCTTTCTGTTGATCTGTTCTAACAAAGTTAATATCTTTGTTAATGTAATTTTCTGAAAGATAATGTAAAAATATATAAGGTATATTTTTTTCAAGTATAAATTCAACATCTTCTTTAGATATGTCAGGATTCATAAGCAATAATCCATCAACACTTCTACTTTGAATCATTTTCTTTATATAATTTTTTTCAATTTCATATTCAATTCTAACATGATATCCTCTTAATTGGGCCTCTTTGATTAACTTTCCTAAAAAATTAGCAAAAAATATTTCGCCTCTCATATCATCAAAAAATTGAGGTATAATTACTCCTATTGTATTTGTCTTTTTTTTATTTAAACTTCGAGCGGCTTCATTAAATTCAAAACCTAATTCTTCGGCTATTTTCTTAATCTTTTCTTTTGTTTTTTTTGATATATTAGGATAATCGTTTAAACTTCTTGAGACCGTTGATGGATTAACCCCAGCAATTTTTGCAATATCTTTTATTGTTACCATATTTCTCACCCCTCTATGTTATAATAATACTACAACTTTTAATTTATGTCAATTTGAGTTATAATAGTATTAAATAGAATGTCTAAAAAGTCAAATTCACTCAGACAGCGATTATCCTTAAAATTATTCATTCTCAGCCGTCGCTCAAACAATACATCGTGTATTGTTTCGCTCAAAATCACATCCGTGTAATTTTGACGGCTTACATTCATAATTTTAAGGGCAATCTTCGAGTCTTCGTTTTATTTGAGACTTTTTAGACGGTCTAAGTATTAAAGAAAAACATGGAGGTGTTAAAGTTGAAAAGGCTTTTTGGTACCGATGGTATTAGAGGACTTGTGAATGAAGAATTAACTGTTGATTTGGTATATAAAATAGGTAATGCTTTAGGAAGAATGTATGCAGGGAAATATGAAAAGCTGTTAATAGCAAGAGATACAAGGAATTCTGGCGAAATGATTGAAGCAGCATTATCTGCTGGGGCATTATCTGCAGGACTTGATGTTGAATTTTGTGGAATAATAACAACACCAGCGTTAGCCTATTTAACTAAAAGTGAAAAAACTCTTGGAGTTATGATATCGGCTTCACATAATCCATCTAATTATAATGGAATAAAAGTTTTAGCAGAAGGATTTAAAATTTCAGATGATGATGAAATAGATATAGAAAATTTAATTTTAGAAAAACAACCTGAATATGTTCCATATGGAGAAATTGGCAAAATGAATTCTTCTCATTTAAAGGATAAATATATAGGATATATACTATCCTCTTACGATATGGATAATGTTCCGTATAAAATAGCAATAGATGTAGGAAATGGCGCTACAGGAGCATTAATTGATAAAATTTTCGGGGCTTTTGATTTAAATTATGATGTGTATTTTAATAGCCCTGATGGATTAAATATAAATGAAAAATGCGGGTCTACACATCCAGAAGTTTTATCGAATATAATTAAAAATGATGGTTATGATTTAGGGATACTTTTTGATGGAGATGGAGATAGATGCTTATTTATAGATAAAAATGGAAATTTGATTGATGGGGATAAATTAATGGCTATTAATGCATTGAAATTAAAAGAACAAAATAGATTAAATAATGATCTTGTTATTGTAACTATTATGAGTAATCTCGGTCTGGAAAAATTTTTGGAAAAGCATAATATTAATCTTGTTAGAACTGCTGTGGGAGATAAATATGTATTAGAAAAAATGCTGGAGTCAGATGCGGAATTGGGTGGAGAACAATCAGGGCATATTATATTTCTTGATAAAGCAACAACTGGAGACGGTATTATAACAGCCTTGGAAACGTTGGAAACATTAACTTTTTTTGGTAAAAATATAAATGAATTAATAAATGAAATTCCGCAGTATCCTCAGTTATTAAAAAATATTTCTGTGAAGGATAAAAAGTCTGTTATGGAAAGTAAAAAATTAAAGGAGAAAATTAAAGAATATACATCTCTTCCTGATTTTAGATTAGTCGTAAGGCCATCAGGGACAGAACATAAAGTTAGAATAATGGCAGAAGGGAAAGATGAAGGTCTGGTATATTCGGTTGTAAATGAATTGTATGAAATTATAGAAGAAATAGATAAATATTAAAAACAAGCAGGCAATATCCTGCTTGTTTTTTTATAAAGCATTATTGTACAGGTCAATATGAACTTTATTTATTTAATACTTTTAGTATGGACTCAATGACTTTCTCCTTATCAAAAGGTTTTACTATATAATATGAAGCACCTTTTTCAATAGCTTCAAGGACTCGCATTTTATGTCCTAAAGCTGTAACCATTATAATTTTAGCATTGGGATCATATTTTATTATTTCAGATAAAGCTTTGATTCCATCCATTACAGGCATTGAAATATCCATAGTTACAATATCTGGTTTGTGTTTTTTATATACAGAAATAGCTTCTTTCCCATCAGAAGCTTCAATAATATTAAAATTCAATGGTTTTAATATTAATTTAAGCTGATTTCTAATAAATGGAGCATCGTCAACTATCAAAATTTTAGTCATTATATCACTTCCGGGATTATAATATGGAATGAAGTACCTTTATTGTATTCGCTTTTAACATAAATTTTCCCTCCGAGTTTTTCTACCTCTTTTTTTACAATTGATAAACCAATACCTCTGCCAGAAATCTCTGTTGTTTTTTCTGAAGTAGTTAAAAATTCCATAAAAATAAGATTCAATAGATCTTCTTTATTGTTATATTTAATATTTTTGGATTTTGCAATAACTTTTAATTTATCTAAATCTATACCTGCTCCGTCGTCTTTTATAATTATATTTATATTATTATTTTCTTTATATAAATGTATTTCAATATTGCCAAAATCATCTTTTCCTTTTTCAATACGCATTTCAGGAGTTTCGATTCCATGAGATATGATATTTCTAAAAATATTAATCAAGGATTTTATCAAAGAAAAATATTTTTCTGGATCAACCAGTATTATATCCCTTTCAATTAATTTTGGTTCATTAATAGTTTTTCCTTCTTTTTTAGCCAGTTCTTTTGTGTATAGGAGATACGGTTTGATCAATTGAGATAAATTTTTATATCTCAATTCTTCGATTTCTTTTATAATGTGATGATTTTTATCAAAATGTTGTTTTAACTCTTTTTCAATTTCAAGTATTTTTATTTTAGGTATTTTTAAAATATCTTCATCAATTTTATGTCCTAATTCTTTTTGAATATTTGAAATTTCTGTATTTAATAGTTTTTCCAGCTTTTTAATAGCATCTTTTTGCAAAGTATTATTTAAAATTTTACTTTCAATTTCATGAAGTTGATGGGCGATATTTTTTAAATAAAATTGAGAGAAAATACCTTTATAATTGTGAATTTCACCAAAAAAAGTTTTATAGTGTTTTATATCCATGTTTAATAGTGATTTGATTAATTTTTTAATTCCAGTTATATTTAATACGAAAGTATCATAATTTTTAATTATTTCTACTATTTTAGCCAGATTTTCTTTTTCCTCATTGATTTTTAATTGTAAATTCTTTTCAGTTGTGATATCTTTGAGCTTTACCATGATTATTTCTTCATGATCTATGAATTTGAAGAAAACTTCATAATATCCATTATTTATTTTTAATTCTGAAGGTAAAAAAGATAGATAAACCTCTTTCTTAAATTTATCTTTTTCATTAAAAACATCGTCAAATACTCTTTTTACAAAATCTTTATCTTTTGTGTCAAATAATAAATCTATAGCATTTATACCTTCAATATTTCTTGCAAAAATTCTGATACACTCTTTGCTATATTCATTTTTTACAATGAAGTTTTTGTCAAAACTGAAAAAACCTTCTCCTGAATTATCAAGTAAAATTTTTATATCTTTTGTTCTTTTTGATATGATCTCTTCGAGATCTTTGTTCCAACTTTCTAATATTTTATTTTTTACAGACAATTCTAAATTTAACTCTTTTATGTTTTTTAAAATGAGTAAAATCATTGAATTTATCAAGAAAAATATTGACCATTGAATAAGAGGCCTTTGCCACTTAATTATTCTTAAATCACCCATTATTTCATATATAGCAAAAAAAGAAACCAATATTATAGCTCCAGAAAAAATGTAAGCTTTAAAATCTTTAAGTTTATAACCGATATATATATTGTATATCATTATAATAATATCCAATAACATTGCAAAATATAATATAGTTGAAAAATCAACATAATAATTATACTCAAAGCCATTTGCAATCTGTATTATGCTGATAGTAGAAAAATAAATTATATGAAAATATAATAAAATTTTTATAATTTTTTTTGTAGAATAGTCAAATATATTATAAAAAAAACCCATTAAACCTATTGGAGAAAGATATTTTCCAACATCCATCATGTATGCCCAGAATATGTAATTTGAAAAAAAGTATTTAAATGTCTGAGTTTGACCAGAAATAAATATTCCAATACCCGAAGAAAAAATTCCTAGATAAATTAGGGCTTTTCTTATTTCTGAAGACCTTTGAAAAATAAGAAAATATAGATATAAAATAAATGAAATTATCAAAATAAAAAAACTAAAAACAACCAATAGTATTTTATCTAATTCCACAAAAATCTGATGTCTTAATAATTCTATTTCATTTCCAAGCAAAAATTCTCCAAAAAAACCAACATCTCTTCTTTTTGAAGATACTTTTATGATTAAATATTTATTCTGAAAATCTTCAGGTATTTTAAAAATACTTTTTGGGCTAAAAAAACT is drawn from Marinitoga sp. 1197 and contains these coding sequences:
- a CDS encoding ATP-binding protein, which gives rise to MKNKMLILFFIILYISAFSYVKLYNGWEYRWEDESAWHEYKTPGVPIENKNKMLYLRYKLPDVKLDTPAIYLTGIFDNSSMKVEDTLIYNTFAKSFFSPKSIFKIPEDFQNKYLIIKVSSKRRDVGFFGEFLLGNEIELLRHQIFVELDKILLVVFSFFILIISFILYLYFLIFQRSSEIRKALIYLGIFSSGIGIFISGQTQTFKYFFSNYIFWAYMMDVGKYLSPIGLMGFFYNIFDYSTKKIIKILLYFHIIYFSTISIIQIANGFEYNYYVDFSTILYFAMLLDIIIMIYNIYIGYKLKDFKAYIFSGAIILVSFFAIYEIMGDLRIIKWQRPLIQWSIFFLINSMILLILKNIKELNLELSVKNKILESWNKDLEEIISKRTKDIKILLDNSGEGFFSFDKNFIVKNEYSKECIRIFARNIEGINAIDLLFDTKDKDFVKRVFDDVFNEKDKFKKEVYLSFLPSELKINNGYYEVFFKFIDHEEIIMVKLKDITTEKNLQLKINEEKENLAKIVEIIKNYDTFVLNITGIKKLIKSLLNMDIKHYKTFFGEIHNYKGIFSQFYLKNIAHQLHEIESKILNNTLQKDAIKKLEKLLNTEISNIQKELGHKIDEDILKIPKIKILEIEKELKQHFDKNHHIIKEIEELRYKNLSQLIKPYLLYTKELAKKEGKTINEPKLIERDIILVDPEKYFSLIKSLINIFRNIISHGIETPEMRIEKGKDDFGNIEIHLYKENNNINIIIKDDGAGIDLDKLKVIAKSKNIKYNNKEDLLNLIFMEFLTTSEKTTEISGRGIGLSIVKKEVEKLGGKIYVKSEYNKGTSFHIIIPEVI